A single genomic interval of Pirellulales bacterium harbors:
- a CDS encoding PH domain-containing protein — MKCTACRADVPATAAFCPACGAKIAADATAKPEPAQAAVETSLRSRLTPRGLPDSPEQDLWHGGYSPKAMLGAWVVSALISIACLIAPFLIASGSGWYLASFGIIAVAWIVPALVLLFRRMSISYRVTNQRLFHESGILRRRTDRIELIDVDDVATDQGPFERMMGVGSIRITSSDRTHPVLVLQGIEGVRDVAAKIDNGRRAERLRRGLHIETV; from the coding sequence ATGAAATGCACCGCCTGCCGCGCCGACGTACCAGCCACGGCTGCCTTCTGCCCTGCCTGCGGGGCGAAAATCGCCGCCGACGCGACGGCCAAACCAGAACCGGCGCAGGCAGCCGTCGAGACGAGCCTCCGCTCGCGTCTGACGCCCCGCGGTCTCCCCGATTCGCCCGAGCAGGATCTCTGGCACGGGGGCTACTCGCCCAAGGCGATGCTGGGGGCCTGGGTCGTCAGCGCGCTCATCTCGATCGCCTGCTTGATCGCCCCCTTTCTGATCGCCAGCGGTAGTGGCTGGTACCTGGCCAGCTTCGGCATCATCGCCGTGGCGTGGATCGTGCCGGCTCTCGTGCTGCTGTTTCGCCGGATGAGCATCAGCTACCGCGTGACCAATCAGCGGCTCTTTCACGAGAGTGGCATCTTGCGCCGCCGTACCGATCGCATCGAGCTGATCGACGTCGACGACGTGGCCACCGATCAGGGGCCGTTCGAGCGGATGATGGGGGTGGGAAGCATCCGCATCACCTCGTCCGATCGCACGCATCCCGTGCTCGTGTTGCAGGGCATCGAAGGCGTGCGCGACGTGGCCGCCAAGATCGACAACGGCCGGCGAGCCGAACGCCTGCGCCGCGGCCTGCACATCGAGACGGTCTAA
- the rpoN gene encoding RNA polymerase factor sigma-54 — protein MRLSFGQELRLVQKQILAPRMIQSMEILQLPIMALEERIDQELQENPLLELREEDPDLPDEGGDFENPDAPTTEERELVVDETKNNEADFERLLEMDREFPDHFEDRPRVSSGRMEEEGDRKHDAMANMASRPQSLQDYLCDQLAWFNLDAHTRDLAERIIYALDGNGYLHTRLEELLDPTADESEVALAQQALAVVQKLDPPGVGARDLRECLLLQVQPGMPFAEQLRTLISSHLEDLEHNRLPVIERKTGYSLDMIRRTVEQLRTLNPKPGASFESAHVPTVTPDVFIDQVEGGRYQVRLEEGNTPNLFIAPYYRQMLMSGDPEAREYIKRKINSAQWLIDSIEQRRNTLTKVAQAIVDHQTEFLNKGPEFIEPLKMQQIADKVGVHVTTVSRAVDDKWVQTPRGIFPLKRFFGGGTTSASGEEVAWDTVRLKLQEIIDHEDKQNPLSDDDLVGELAKHGLTVARRTVTKYRKAMKIPSSRQRKDWTLVNSAKKDKPAAAVAPVELDDEQDEAVADHPDVEGPIEATEAPAPLRRVFQDGDAPLPDASNGVYEGTDNAPEESATPSSLGPGEYLNGRYNHPSANPPGSTYQSH, from the coding sequence ATGCGACTTTCATTCGGACAGGAATTGCGGCTCGTCCAGAAGCAAATTCTGGCGCCGCGCATGATCCAGTCGATGGAGATTCTCCAGTTGCCGATCATGGCCCTGGAAGAACGCATCGATCAAGAACTGCAAGAGAATCCGCTGCTCGAGCTGCGCGAGGAAGATCCCGACCTGCCCGACGAAGGAGGGGACTTCGAGAATCCCGATGCGCCCACCACCGAAGAGCGCGAGTTGGTGGTCGACGAGACCAAGAACAACGAGGCCGATTTCGAGCGTCTGCTCGAAATGGACCGCGAGTTCCCCGATCACTTCGAGGACCGCCCGCGCGTCAGCTCGGGCCGCATGGAAGAAGAAGGGGATCGCAAGCACGACGCCATGGCCAACATGGCTTCCCGTCCGCAGTCGCTGCAGGATTATCTCTGCGACCAGTTGGCCTGGTTCAATCTCGACGCACATACCCGCGACCTGGCCGAACGCATCATCTATGCGCTCGACGGCAACGGCTACCTGCACACCCGGCTCGAGGAGCTGCTCGACCCGACGGCCGACGAGTCGGAAGTCGCCCTGGCGCAGCAGGCACTGGCCGTGGTGCAAAAGCTCGATCCGCCCGGTGTCGGCGCCCGCGATTTGCGCGAGTGCCTGCTGTTGCAGGTGCAGCCCGGCATGCCCTTTGCCGAGCAGTTGCGCACGCTCATCAGCAGCCATCTCGAGGATCTCGAGCACAACCGTCTGCCGGTGATCGAGCGCAAGACGGGCTATTCGCTCGACATGATCCGCCGCACGGTCGAGCAATTGCGCACGCTGAACCCCAAGCCGGGGGCGTCGTTCGAAAGCGCCCACGTGCCGACGGTCACGCCCGATGTGTTCATCGACCAGGTCGAAGGGGGCCGCTACCAGGTGCGTCTCGAGGAAGGAAACACCCCGAACCTGTTCATCGCGCCCTACTACCGGCAGATGCTCATGTCGGGCGATCCCGAGGCTCGCGAGTACATCAAGCGCAAGATCAACTCCGCGCAGTGGCTGATCGATTCGATCGAGCAACGCCGCAACACGCTGACCAAGGTGGCGCAGGCGATCGTCGATCATCAGACCGAATTCCTCAACAAGGGCCCCGAGTTCATCGAGCCCTTGAAGATGCAGCAGATCGCCGACAAGGTCGGCGTCCACGTCACCACGGTCAGCCGAGCGGTCGACGACAAGTGGGTGCAGACGCCGCGCGGCATCTTCCCGCTGAAACGCTTCTTCGGCGGCGGCACGACAAGCGCCTCGGGCGAAGAGGTGGCCTGGGACACCGTGCGTCTCAAGCTGCAAGAGATCATCGACCACGAGGACAAGCAGAACCCACTCTCCGACGACGATCTCGTGGGCGAGTTGGCCAAGCATGGTCTGACGGTGGCCCGCCGCACGGTGACCAAGTATCGCAAGGCGATGAAGATTCCCAGTTCGCGGCAACGCAAGGACTGGACGCTGGTGAACTCGGCGAAGAAGGACAAGCCCGCTGCCGCGGTGGCCCCGGTCGAGCTCGATGACGAGCAGGACGAAGCGGTCGCCGACCATCCGGACGTCGAAGGTCCGATCGAGGCCACCGAGGCGCCCGCACCCCTGCGGCGCGTGTTCCAGGATGGTGACGCGCCGTTGCCCGACGCATCAAATGGCGTGTATGAGGGGACCGACAACGCGCCAGAGGAGTCGGCCACTCCCTCCTCGCTGGGCCCTGGCGAGTACTTGAACGGACGCTACAACCATCCATCCGCCAATCCGCCCGGCTCAACGTACCAATCGCACTAA
- a CDS encoding SAM-dependent chlorinase/fluorinase, with amino-acid sequence MARRIITLTTDFGSSSPYVAAMKGVILSINPEAEIVDLTHAIPPQDIRRGALALEEVCPYFPADAIHVAVVDPGVGTRRTIVYAEIAGRRYLAPDNGLLSRLALAAHPSRIVALTDTSFWREQVSSTFHGRDIFAPVAAHLSKGLPPERLGEPQAGLVAIDWPECEVMPQKISGEVTSVDSFGNLITNITAEQLQGVPMGEELSVRCGEHETAGLFRTYGDQPEMTLIALVGSSGKLELAIVGENAAAMLGEGVGSAVTLKW; translated from the coding sequence ATGGCACGACGCATCATCACGCTCACGACCGACTTTGGCAGCTCGAGCCCCTATGTCGCGGCGATGAAAGGGGTGATTCTGTCGATCAATCCCGAGGCCGAGATCGTCGATCTCACCCACGCGATTCCCCCCCAGGATATTCGACGGGGGGCGCTGGCGCTCGAGGAAGTCTGCCCCTACTTTCCCGCCGACGCGATTCACGTGGCGGTCGTCGATCCCGGCGTCGGCACGCGGCGGACGATCGTCTACGCGGAGATTGCCGGCCGGCGGTATCTCGCGCCCGACAACGGATTGCTGAGCCGCTTGGCCCTTGCGGCCCATCCCTCTAGAATAGTGGCCCTGACCGATACCAGCTTCTGGCGCGAGCAGGTCTCGTCCACGTTTCACGGCCGAGATATCTTCGCGCCGGTCGCAGCACACCTGAGTAAGGGACTGCCGCCCGAGCGGCTCGGCGAACCGCAAGCAGGGCTCGTCGCGATCGACTGGCCGGAGTGTGAAGTTATGCCCCAAAAGATCAGCGGCGAGGTGACCTCGGTCGACTCGTTCGGCAATCTCATCACGAATATCACCGCCGAGCAGTTGCAGGGGGTGCCGATGGGCGAGGAATTGAGCGTCCGCTGTGGCGAGCATGAAACCGCCGGACTCTTTCGCACCTATGGCGACCAGCCCGAGATGACCCTCATCGCCCTGGTCGGGTCGAGCGGCAAGCTCGAGCTCGCCATTGTCGGCGAGAATGCCGCCGCCATGCTGGGCGAGGGCGTCGGCTCTGCCGTCACGCTCAAGTGGTGA
- a CDS encoding 6-carboxytetrahydropterin synthase, whose protein sequence is MFRVTREIDFCYGHRLLNYDGKCKHLHGHNGRAVIALESAELDERGMVLDFSDIKRVVAGWIDQNLDHRMILRRDDPIVPLFEQQGEPVFLMDANPTAENIAKLIFDFTAEHGFPIVECRLWETPHCFATYAR, encoded by the coding sequence ATGTTCCGCGTTACCCGCGAGATCGACTTCTGCTACGGCCACCGCTTGCTGAACTACGACGGCAAATGCAAGCACCTGCACGGGCACAATGGCCGCGCCGTCATCGCGCTCGAGTCGGCCGAGCTCGACGAACGGGGCATGGTGCTCGACTTCTCCGACATCAAGCGGGTAGTGGCGGGGTGGATCGATCAGAATCTCGACCACCGGATGATCCTGCGCCGCGACGATCCGATCGTGCCCCTGTTCGAGCAGCAGGGGGAGCCGGTGTTTCTGATGGACGCGAATCCCACGGCGGAGAATATCGCCAAGTTGATCTTCGACTTCACGGCCGAGCATGGCTTTCCCATCGTCGAATGCCGGCTGTGGGAGACGCCCCACTGCTTCGCCACCTATGCACGCTAG
- the dnaX gene encoding DNA polymerase III subunit gamma/tau: MDDPRSADFLGSDGGHETGRQGEYLVVARRYRPQSFDELIGQEHVGRALSNAITTGRVGHAYLFTGARGVGKTSSARIFAKALNCEQGPTPTPCNECDACLRISTGDDVDVLEIDGASNRGIDEMRELRQNVNVRPSRSRFKIYIIDEVHMLTREAFNALLKTLEEPPEHVKFIFCTTEAEKIPITILSRCQRFDFAGIQTPSIVARLRQIVDAEGVVAEDAALESLARRAAGSMRDSQSLLEQLLSFCGERITVADVHRMLGTAADQRLGTLASHLVTRHAAEALAELDRALAEGVDVGQFVGQLLGYFRDVMVVAAGGAPEMLLYTSSQDPQPVQEAARSLGVHTVLAVMQILDETLGRLRYSTQGRTLAELALVRITTLGDLERIADLLAEANGQPADAVSPPARPAPGGASAPGGAKLPSAPAAPSRGERAHDRSPRAETQAQIGPRPASAAAVADEPRRREEPRQAMSERSSIGERVEADFNEVAAMATAALVDDDLEPPLDEAPLSGRPLPEAGVLWQQTLAKLPDQLARFAATAESVAISAPNRLVVGFGTQYTFGKSMCEKPDRLEKLEKALSEVAGRLMRIAFEVLENSESARPVPEVRASRPASSRERLQEASQHPLVRRAAELFGARPVAVEGPESS, from the coding sequence ATGGATGACCCGCGCAGCGCCGATTTTCTGGGAAGCGATGGAGGCCACGAGACGGGACGCCAGGGCGAATATCTCGTCGTCGCTCGCCGCTATCGCCCCCAATCGTTCGACGAACTGATCGGCCAGGAACACGTCGGCCGGGCCCTCTCGAACGCCATCACCACGGGGCGCGTCGGGCACGCCTATCTTTTCACGGGGGCGCGCGGCGTCGGCAAGACTTCATCCGCCCGCATCTTTGCCAAGGCCCTCAACTGCGAGCAGGGGCCCACCCCCACCCCCTGCAACGAGTGCGACGCCTGCCTGCGCATCAGCACGGGGGATGACGTCGACGTGCTCGAGATCGACGGGGCGAGCAATCGCGGCATCGACGAGATGCGCGAGCTGCGGCAGAACGTGAACGTGCGTCCCAGCCGCTCGCGCTTCAAGATCTATATCATCGACGAAGTTCACATGCTCACGCGCGAGGCGTTCAATGCCTTGCTCAAGACGCTCGAAGAGCCCCCCGAGCACGTGAAGTTCATCTTCTGCACGACCGAAGCCGAAAAGATTCCGATCACGATCCTCTCGCGCTGCCAGCGCTTCGACTTCGCGGGGATTCAGACGCCGTCGATCGTGGCCCGGCTGCGGCAGATCGTCGACGCTGAAGGGGTGGTGGCCGAGGATGCGGCGCTCGAGAGTCTCGCCCGGCGGGCTGCCGGTTCGATGCGCGATAGCCAATCGCTGCTCGAACAACTCCTGTCATTCTGTGGCGAACGCATCACCGTGGCCGATGTGCATCGCATGTTGGGCACCGCCGCCGATCAGCGGCTCGGAACCCTGGCGTCGCACCTGGTGACGCGCCACGCCGCGGAAGCTTTGGCCGAGTTGGACCGCGCCCTGGCCGAAGGGGTCGACGTGGGGCAATTCGTGGGCCAACTGCTGGGCTACTTCCGCGATGTGATGGTTGTGGCCGCCGGCGGTGCGCCCGAGATGCTGCTCTATACGTCGTCGCAAGACCCCCAGCCCGTGCAAGAGGCCGCACGTTCGCTGGGGGTGCATACCGTGCTGGCCGTGATGCAAATACTCGACGAGACGCTGGGCAGGCTCCGTTACAGCACGCAGGGGAGGACGCTGGCCGAATTGGCGCTGGTGCGTATCACGACACTGGGCGATTTGGAACGCATCGCCGATTTGCTCGCCGAGGCGAATGGCCAGCCCGCGGATGCGGTTTCACCCCCCGCTCGGCCGGCTCCGGGTGGAGCGAGTGCGCCAGGTGGAGCGAAGTTGCCGAGTGCGCCCGCCGCGCCGTCCCGCGGAGAGCGTGCGCACGATCGGAGCCCCAGGGCCGAGACGCAGGCCCAAATCGGTCCCCGTCCGGCATCTGCGGCTGCGGTAGCGGACGAACCGCGTCGCCGTGAGGAGCCGCGCCAGGCAATGTCCGAGCGATCTTCGATCGGCGAACGTGTCGAGGCGGACTTTAACGAGGTTGCGGCCATGGCCACCGCGGCGCTGGTCGACGACGATCTCGAGCCTCCCCTCGACGAAGCGCCGCTGAGCGGTCGACCGTTGCCGGAGGCTGGTGTTTTATGGCAACAGACGCTGGCGAAACTGCCCGACCAACTGGCGAGGTTTGCCGCGACGGCTGAGTCTGTAGCAATTTCTGCGCCAAATCGGCTGGTCGTTGGGTTTGGCACGCAGTATACTTTCGGTAAGTCGATGTGCGAGAAGCCCGACCGGCTGGAGAAGCTGGAGAAGGCCCTCTCGGAAGTGGCCGGCCGGCTGATGCGGATTGCCTTCGAGGTGCTCGAGAACAGCGAGTCGGCCAGGCCCGTACCGGAGGTCCGGGCATCTCGTCCGGCGAGCTCGCGAGAGCGGCTCCAAGAGGCCAGCCAGCACCCCCTGGTGCGCCGCGCGGCCGAGCTCTTCGGGGCCCGCCCCGTCGCAGTCGAAGGGCCGGAGTCGAGCTGA
- the recR gene encoding recombination mediator RecR, giving the protein MSNDTVNKLIEEFAKLPGIGKKSAERLTYHILRVHQAEALALADAIRNVRENVRYCKQCYFLAEEEECAICRDPRRDHSLLCVVEQPRDLMALEQSGTYRGLYHVLLGRIAPLEGLGPEQLTIERLVERVRSGSFREVIMATNPTLEGDGTALYLSNVLADFPVEITRLARGITTGSVLEFANKEILADALAGRQKF; this is encoded by the coding sequence GTGTCCAACGATACGGTAAACAAGCTGATCGAGGAGTTCGCGAAGCTGCCGGGCATCGGCAAGAAGTCGGCCGAGCGGCTGACCTATCACATCCTGCGAGTCCATCAGGCCGAGGCCCTGGCGCTGGCCGATGCGATTCGCAACGTCCGGGAGAATGTGCGGTATTGTAAGCAGTGCTACTTCCTGGCCGAGGAAGAGGAGTGCGCCATCTGTCGCGACCCGCGGCGCGATCACAGTCTGTTGTGCGTCGTGGAGCAACCGCGCGATCTGATGGCCCTGGAGCAAAGCGGAACGTATCGGGGCCTGTATCACGTCTTGTTGGGCAGGATCGCGCCGCTCGAAGGTCTTGGCCCCGAGCAGTTGACGATCGAGAGGCTGGTCGAACGCGTGCGAAGCGGTTCGTTTCGAGAGGTCATCATGGCGACGAATCCGACGCTCGAAGGCGACGGAACGGCGCTGTATCTGTCGAACGTGCTGGCAGATTTTCCGGTCGAGATCACGCGCCTGGCGCGCGGGATCACGACCGGCAGTGTGCTAGAATTTGCGAATAAGGAGATTCTCGCGGACGCACTCGCCGGCCGCCAGAAATTCTAG
- a CDS encoding 7-cyano-7-deazaguanine synthase → MTQPARPADVGLLLSGGLDSAILLGHLLAGGERVQPFYVRAHLHWEAAEERAARRFCAALASPALAELVTLEMPVADLYRNHWSVTGEQVPDASTPDEAVYLPGRNALLVIKAALWCQLQGIPELALAPLSSNPFADASDRFFSTFEAALNLAGEGTLRVIRPFGHLHKRDVMLLGRGMPLELTLSCIAPVGDDHCGECNKCAERQEAFRAAGMSDPTRYATQVK, encoded by the coding sequence ATGACGCAACCAGCCCGCCCGGCCGACGTCGGCTTGTTGCTCAGCGGCGGTCTCGATAGCGCCATCTTGCTAGGACATCTGCTGGCCGGGGGGGAGCGGGTCCAGCCGTTCTACGTGCGGGCTCATCTCCATTGGGAGGCGGCCGAAGAGCGCGCGGCACGACGATTCTGCGCGGCCCTGGCCTCCCCCGCCCTGGCCGAGCTTGTCACGCTCGAGATGCCGGTGGCCGACCTGTATCGCAATCACTGGAGCGTCACGGGAGAGCAGGTTCCCGACGCTTCGACCCCGGACGAGGCCGTTTACCTACCGGGGCGCAATGCGCTGCTCGTGATCAAGGCGGCGCTCTGGTGCCAGTTGCAGGGCATTCCCGAGCTGGCGCTCGCCCCGCTCTCGTCGAACCCCTTTGCCGACGCGAGCGATCGCTTTTTCTCGACGTTCGAGGCGGCGCTGAATCTTGCCGGCGAAGGGACGTTGCGGGTGATCCGCCCCTTCGGGCATCTGCACAAACGCGACGTGATGTTGCTGGGGCGGGGGATGCCCCTCGAATTGACCCTGTCTTGCATCGCGCCGGTGGGAGACGACCACTGCGGCGAGTGCAACAAGTGCGCGGAACGCCAGGAGGCGTTTCGCGCCGCGGGCATGTCCGATCCGACCCGTTATGCCACCCAGGTGAAGTAA
- a CDS encoding acetylxylan esterase, whose protein sequence is MSSRHFVGRFRVVVCLLVALAIAPWATADDAPRDTSRVDAALADYFRAETEKLSANCLAGVDTLDEWHSRRERLRQELFEMLSLDPLPERTSLQAATTGTVERDDFIVEKVHFQSLPGLYVTGNLYLPKQRAGKLPAILYLCGHGRVKKNGVSYGNKVHYQHHGAWFARHGYVCLTIDTLQLGELEGEHHGTYRHGRWWWNARGYTPAGVEAWNSIRALDYLQAREEVDGARIGATGRSGGGAYSWWIAALDDRIKVAAPVAGITDLENHVVDGAIEGHCDCMFVVNTYRWDYAQVAALVAPRPLLIENSDSDSIFPLDGVMRIYNQVRRIYSLYKASDKLGLVITPGPHSDTQDLQVPAFRWFNHWLKQDDTLITDAAVKFFEPEELKVFAELPADERNTKLDESFVPVAAEITMPADQATWEQSRDAWRETLLAKSFAGWPSEAGDLQLEKAFDVEREGVRFAAYDFTSQEHVRLRLYVAHRAGLEKADLMVLNVLDEEAWQTWLQTMRVTFAEQLEDEVPTGQAPAEFANVGQMFANSPWVMAYVAPRGIGPTAWSQEPKKQTHNPRRFMLLGQTLDGMRVWDVRRAIHALRSVEPFQATPLWLQSERAMAGVALYASLFEPDIVRLDLWMLPRSHQQGTNLLNVLKYFDMPQAVAMAAERSRVMIYQDDTSGWDFPRGVVEALKLPADQLQIRAVPPRRGVKKEEAAGK, encoded by the coding sequence ATGAGTTCTCGCCATTTCGTGGGAAGATTCCGCGTCGTCGTTTGCCTGCTTGTCGCGTTGGCGATCGCCCCTTGGGCTACGGCCGATGATGCGCCGCGCGATACGTCGCGCGTCGATGCAGCGCTGGCCGACTACTTTCGCGCCGAGACGGAAAAGCTGTCCGCGAATTGCCTGGCGGGCGTCGATACGCTCGACGAGTGGCACTCGCGCCGCGAGCGATTGCGTCAAGAATTGTTCGAGATGCTCTCGCTCGATCCGCTGCCGGAACGCACTTCCCTCCAGGCGGCGACCACGGGCACGGTCGAGCGAGACGATTTCATCGTCGAGAAGGTCCATTTTCAGTCGCTGCCCGGTTTGTATGTGACGGGCAATCTTTACCTCCCCAAGCAGCGCGCCGGCAAGTTGCCGGCGATCCTTTACCTGTGCGGTCATGGCCGCGTGAAGAAGAACGGCGTCAGCTATGGCAACAAAGTGCATTATCAGCACCACGGGGCCTGGTTCGCCCGGCATGGCTACGTCTGCCTGACGATCGACACGCTGCAACTGGGCGAGCTCGAGGGCGAACATCACGGCACCTACCGGCACGGACGCTGGTGGTGGAACGCGCGCGGCTACACGCCGGCGGGGGTCGAGGCCTGGAACTCGATTCGCGCGCTCGATTACCTGCAAGCGCGCGAGGAGGTCGACGGCGCACGTATCGGCGCCACGGGACGCTCCGGCGGAGGAGCCTATAGCTGGTGGATCGCCGCGCTCGACGATCGCATCAAGGTGGCGGCGCCGGTGGCCGGCATCACCGATCTCGAAAACCACGTCGTCGACGGCGCCATCGAAGGGCACTGCGACTGCATGTTCGTGGTGAATACCTACCGTTGGGACTATGCGCAGGTGGCGGCGCTCGTGGCCCCTCGTCCGCTTCTGATCGAAAACAGCGACTCGGACAGCATCTTTCCGCTCGACGGCGTCATGCGCATCTACAACCAGGTGCGGCGGATCTACTCGCTCTACAAGGCCAGCGACAAGTTGGGGCTCGTGATTACGCCTGGCCCTCATTCGGACACGCAGGACCTGCAAGTGCCGGCCTTCCGCTGGTTCAACCACTGGCTCAAGCAAGACGACACGCTGATCACCGACGCGGCGGTGAAGTTCTTCGAGCCCGAGGAATTGAAGGTCTTTGCCGAGCTGCCGGCCGACGAACGAAACACGAAGCTCGACGAGAGCTTCGTGCCGGTGGCCGCCGAGATCACCATGCCCGCGGACCAGGCCACGTGGGAACAATCGCGCGATGCGTGGCGCGAAACGCTGCTGGCGAAGTCGTTCGCCGGCTGGCCGAGCGAGGCGGGAGATCTCCAACTTGAAAAAGCGTTCGACGTCGAGCGCGAAGGGGTGCGCTTCGCCGCGTACGACTTCACGAGTCAGGAGCACGTGCGCTTGCGGCTTTACGTCGCCCATCGTGCCGGCTTGGAAAAGGCCGATCTGATGGTGCTCAATGTCCTCGATGAGGAGGCCTGGCAGACGTGGCTGCAAACGATGCGCGTGACCTTCGCCGAGCAGCTCGAGGATGAAGTGCCAACGGGACAGGCCCCCGCCGAATTTGCCAACGTGGGGCAGATGTTCGCGAATTCTCCCTGGGTGATGGCCTACGTCGCGCCGCGCGGAATCGGCCCCACGGCATGGAGCCAGGAGCCGAAGAAGCAGACGCACAACCCGCGGCGATTTATGCTGCTGGGGCAGACGCTCGACGGCATGCGGGTCTGGGACGTGCGCCGGGCGATACATGCCTTGCGATCGGTCGAACCCTTTCAGGCCACTCCGCTCTGGCTGCAGAGCGAGCGCGCCATGGCGGGCGTCGCGCTCTATGCGTCCCTCTTTGAACCGGACATCGTGCGTCTCGATCTGTGGATGTTGCCGCGGAGCCACCAGCAAGGAACCAACCTGCTGAACGTGCTCAAGTACTTCGACATGCCGCAAGCCGTGGCGATGGCGGCGGAGCGCTCGCGCGTGATGATCTATCAAGACGACACGAGCGGCTGGGATTTTCCGCGCGGCGTGGTCGAGGCGTTGAAATTGCCCGCCGACCAGTTGCAGATTCGTGCGGTGCCGCCGCGACGTGGAGTGAAAAAGGAAGAGGCCGCCGGCAAGTGA
- a CDS encoding YbaB/EbfC family nucleoid-associated protein: MFGGLGNFAQLLKQAQQIGGRLQDVSEELRGRRVTGGAGAGMVEVDMNGLQEVLAVRIEPKLVSDGDRELIEDLVKSAVNDAVVKARQLHAEAMKSLAGGMDLPGFDAAISQLTGGVPPQTTP, encoded by the coding sequence GTGTTTGGTGGACTTGGAAACTTCGCTCAGTTGCTGAAGCAGGCCCAGCAAATCGGTGGCCGGCTGCAAGACGTCAGCGAAGAATTGCGCGGACGGCGGGTCACGGGGGGGGCCGGGGCGGGCATGGTCGAGGTTGACATGAACGGCCTGCAGGAAGTGCTTGCCGTGCGGATCGAGCCGAAGCTCGTCTCGGACGGCGATCGCGAGCTGATCGAAGATCTGGTCAAGTCCGCCGTGAACGACGCGGTGGTCAAGGCGCGCCAGCTTCACGCCGAGGCGATGAAGTCGCTCGCCGGCGGCATGGACCTGCCCGGCTTCGACGCGGCGATTTCGCAGTTGACCGGAGGAGTGCCCCCGCAGACGACGCCTTAA
- the bioA gene encoding adenosylmethionine--8-amino-7-oxononanoate transaminase, translated as MREPTRRELEAWDREHVWHAFTQMAEYEPCIFTHGHGSFLVDLDGCEYLDAVSSLWCNLHGHRHPRLDAALREQLDRVAHTTLLGASNPTTIKLARRLTEIAPAGLSHVFFSDDGATAVEVALKMAFQYWRQRPDPRPDKSIFVALAEGYHGDTLGSVSVGGVERFHHMFEPLLFETIRLPVPDSYRLPAGVTPETATDHFAQQIERVLAEHHARIAAVIVEPLVQAAAGMIMHPAGLLQRLRELTRRYDVLLIADEVAVGFGRTGTMFACEQEAVVPDFLCLAKGITGGYLPLAATLTSDEIWRAFLGTYAESKTFFHGHTYGGNPLGAAVALANLDIFEEERTLEQIQPKIARLGEHLASLALHPNVGDARQRGLIAGIELVKDRATKEPFPFAERRGAQVCAAAKKQGVYLRPLGDVLVVMPPLSISLDELDRIMLALERAIAEQFAR; from the coding sequence ATGCGCGAACCGACTCGCCGCGAGCTAGAAGCCTGGGATCGCGAGCACGTCTGGCACGCCTTCACGCAGATGGCCGAGTACGAGCCCTGCATCTTCACGCACGGCCACGGCTCGTTCCTGGTCGATCTCGACGGCTGCGAATACCTCGACGCCGTCAGCAGCTTGTGGTGCAACCTGCACGGGCATCGCCATCCGCGACTCGATGCCGCCCTGCGCGAGCAGCTCGATCGCGTGGCCCACACCACCTTGCTCGGGGCTTCGAACCCCACGACAATCAAGCTGGCGCGGCGTTTGACGGAGATCGCTCCGGCGGGGCTGTCGCACGTCTTCTTTTCGGACGATGGCGCGACGGCAGTCGAAGTCGCGCTGAAGATGGCCTTTCAATACTGGCGGCAGCGTCCCGATCCGCGTCCCGACAAATCGATCTTCGTCGCCCTGGCCGAAGGCTATCATGGCGATACGCTGGGCAGCGTGAGCGTGGGGGGCGTCGAGCGGTTTCATCACATGTTCGAGCCGCTGTTGTTCGAGACGATTCGCCTGCCCGTGCCCGATAGCTATCGCCTGCCGGCTGGCGTCACGCCCGAGACGGCCACCGATCACTTCGCCCAGCAGATCGAACGCGTGCTGGCCGAGCATCACGCGCGCATCGCGGCCGTGATCGTCGAGCCGCTCGTGCAGGCCGCAGCGGGCATGATTATGCACCCAGCCGGGCTCTTGCAGCGGTTGCGCGAGCTGACGCGCCGCTACGACGTGTTGCTCATCGCCGACGAAGTCGCCGTCGGTTTCGGCCGCACCGGCACCATGTTTGCCTGCGAACAGGAAGCGGTCGTGCCCGACTTCCTCTGCCTGGCCAAAGGTATCACGGGGGGCTATCTGCCGTTGGCCGCCACGCTGACGAGCGACGAGATCTGGCGGGCGTTTCTCGGCACGTACGCCGAGTCGAAAACCTTCTTCCACGGTCATACGTACGGCGGCAATCCGCTGGGCGCGGCCGTGGCCCTGGCGAATCTGGACATCTTCGAGGAAGAGCGCACGCTCGAACAGATCCAGCCGAAGATTGCGCGACTCGGCGAGCACTTGGCAAGCCTCGCCCTACACCCAAACGTAGGCGATGCACGTCAGCGAGGCCTGATCGCCGGCATCGAGCTGGTGAAAGATCGCGCGACGAAGGAGCCGTTTCCTTTTGCCGAGCGGCGTGGAGCGCAAGTTTGTGCCGCTGCCAAGAAGCAGGGCGTTTATCTGCGTCCCCTGGGAGACGTGCTCGTGGTCATGCCCCCGCTCTCAATCTCGCTCGACGAGCTCGATCGCATCATGCTCGCCCTCGAACGGGCAATCGCCGAGCAATTCGCTCGGTAG